The genomic segment ATGCGAAGCCAGCGGGCGACGACGGTCGGTGCGTCCGTCGCGTCGAATCCCTCCATGACGCCCGCGGGTATTTCCGGGTCGGTAAACGCCCACTCGCAGTCGGTACAGTCGATGGTTATCCCGTGGTCACGGAAGACCGCCTCCAATCGTCCTCCGCAGTGGATGCACGCCCCATCGACGGGGACCGAACCGGCACCGAATTCGGCCGTGAGCCAACCGGAGAGAACCGCACCGACGATTCGCTCTCCCGGCGACGCGATGGCGTATCCGTCGTCCGTTTCGCGGACGAACTGCCCCGTGAGTTTTCCGAGGTGGTAGTTGAATCCGCCGGGGTCGTCAGCACCGACGCGGGAGCGCAGTTCGGAGAACTGAAGCGACCCGTCGGCGTCGTTCAATACGCGAAGGATCCGAAACCGGGTTTCGTTGCCGAGCAACCCGAAGGCCTCGTCCGGGGAGCGTCGGGTGACGATGGGGTCATCGTCTCGTGTCATACGTATTCGTCGAAAAACGGGACCATATGCGATGTGGTTCGCGCCCCCTCCAATACTCAACATCCAAAGTTCGGAATTCGAATCGCGATTTCTCACGGAACATTTATTATCACTGGGGAATTGTTATTAGTAATGAATAAATCGGATTCGTCAGGAGTGCTGTACGGAATCGTGGGGATCGTTGGAGCATTCCTCCTGTATTGGGGTGTCGTGAGTATCATGACGACGTCGTACGTCCCGTCCGTTACGTTCCCGTTGCTCGACCGGACGCTCACGGCAGTGGGTCAATACGTCTGGATTCCCGCGATCGGCGTCCTCCTGCTCACGGTGAGCGTGTCGCCACTCGTGTCAGTCGGTGCTCGAAGGAGTCGAATTGGGCGAGTAACGATCGGTGGCTTTGGAGTCGTTCTGCTGGGTCTCGGCGGTGCGATCACGGCACTCACCATCTCCCCGACCTGGGGATTCCTCCAGTTCTCGCCCGTCGTTCTAACCGGCGTGCTGCTGGTGGCCATCGCTTTCGGGCTTCAGGACCGAGTGTCGAAACGCGTCCACCCGGCGTAATTTCCTCGACGGTCCTTCGACTCGAACGGACTCGGAGTGCTCCCGTCGCGGTGGTCGCGAAAGAGTAACGGATCGGAGAAGAAGGACGTTTTATACCTCGGCGAAGAAACGAACTGGTATGAGCGGGACCCCGATCGAGCGATTTCAGGAGAACGCGACCGAAATCGCGTCGATCCTCGTTACGGGGATTTGGCTCCTCGCCTTGCTCACCGGCCAAGGATGGTGGCTGTGGGCACTATTGGGCGGTTACATCGTCGTTATTCCGATAGTCGAGTTGCTGTTCGGTGACGAAGACGAGGAGGAAGCGGCCGATGAACCGTCCTCGCGGAAACAGCGACGGCAGGAGCACAGGGAGAGAAGAAGGAACCGACGACGAGACCGGTGGGAAGACGACCCACAGGAAAACGACGATGGCACACGCGGAGCGGCGAACAACCGCGACGCCCTCGAAACGCTCAAGGACCGCTACGCACGCGGCGAACTCACCGACGAGCAGTTCGAGCGAAAACTGGAGAAACTCATGGAGAACGACACCGTGGAGGACGTCGAGGACCGATTCCGAACCGATCGGGAGCGAAACCTCGAACGCGAATGATCGAAACCGACCCGATTTT from the Haladaptatus sp. R4 genome contains:
- a CDS encoding SHOCT domain-containing protein yields the protein MSGTPIERFQENATEIASILVTGIWLLALLTGQGWWLWALLGGYIVVIPIVELLFGDEDEEEAADEPSSRKQRRQEHRERRRNRRRDRWEDDPQENDDGTRGAANNRDALETLKDRYARGELTDEQFERKLEKLMENDTVEDVEDRFRTDRERNLERE
- a CDS encoding helix-turn-helix domain-containing protein, with amino-acid sequence MTRDDDPIVTRRSPDEAFGLLGNETRFRILRVLNDADGSLQFSELRSRVGADDPGGFNYHLGKLTGQFVRETDDGYAIASPGERIVGAVLSGWLTAEFGAGSVPVDGACIHCGGRLEAVFRDHGITIDCTDCEWAFTDPEIPAGVMEGFDATDAPTVVARWLRMTATRRTSVSARTAMAS